A window of the Arenibacter algicola genome harbors these coding sequences:
- a CDS encoding RNA-binding S4 domain-containing protein: MRIDKYLWSTRYFKTRNIATEACKKGHIRINDQVVKPSREVYPLDKVVVRKNQINYEFTVLDVPASRVGAKLVDIYRKDTTPKEAFEHNELLKFSKDYYRKKGTGRPTKKDRRDIDGYLDEEAE, encoded by the coding sequence ATGCGAATTGATAAATACCTATGGAGTACCCGCTATTTTAAAACGCGAAACATAGCTACAGAGGCTTGTAAAAAGGGTCATATAAGAATCAATGATCAAGTGGTAAAACCATCTAGGGAAGTATACCCCTTGGATAAAGTTGTTGTAAGGAAAAACCAGATCAACTATGAGTTTACCGTACTGGATGTTCCCGCGAGCAGAGTGGGTGCCAAATTAGTGGACATCTACCGAAAGGATACCACTCCCAAGGAAGCCTTTGAACACAATGAGCTGTTAAAATTTTCCAAGGATTATTATCGGAAAAAGGGTACTGGAAGACCTACAAAAAAAGACAGAAGGGATATAGATGGATACTTGGATGAAGAAGCTGAATAA
- a CDS encoding methyltransferase domain-containing protein, with protein MKKLNKDYWEQKYENGDMGWDIGYISTPLKEYIDQLTDKDLKILIPGAGNAHELLYLVEKGFSNVFVIDIARQPLENIKKNIPNFPEHQLLEGNFFDLASNNFDLILEQTFFCALDPCLRLDYAKKMKQLLKPNGKLAGLLFNFPLTESGPPFGGSLTEYKSLFQEHFKIKTLETAHNSIKPRADKELFFIFESK; from the coding sequence ATGAAGAAGCTGAATAAAGATTATTGGGAACAAAAGTATGAGAATGGAGATATGGGATGGGACATAGGTTACATTTCCACCCCTCTAAAGGAATATATTGACCAGCTTACAGATAAAGACTTAAAAATACTAATTCCAGGTGCAGGCAATGCTCACGAGCTCCTTTATCTAGTGGAGAAAGGCTTTTCCAATGTTTTTGTTATAGATATTGCCAGACAGCCATTGGAGAATATAAAAAAAAACATTCCCAATTTTCCGGAGCATCAACTACTGGAAGGCAATTTTTTTGATTTGGCTTCAAATAATTTTGATTTGATCCTGGAACAAACTTTTTTTTGTGCCTTGGATCCATGTTTAAGGTTAGATTATGCAAAGAAAATGAAGCAACTGCTAAAACCAAACGGCAAACTGGCCGGGCTACTGTTTAATTTCCCCTTAACGGAATCCGGACCGCCTTTTGGAGGTAGCCTTACCGAATATAAGTCCCTTTTTCAAGAGCATTTTAAAATCAAGACTCTGGAAACCGCTCACAATTCTATAAAACCGAGAGCGGATAAGGAACTCTTTTTTATATTTGAATCTAAATAA
- a CDS encoding phosphoribosyltransferase family protein: MSNRILSHEQIQHKIKRIAYQIYETNVDEPEIIIAGIEGGGLNFAKKIQAVLQKITEANIVLCKVIMDKSNPLASGVKTSLPESEYTNKSVVLVDDVLNSGTTLIYGVHHFLRVPLKQLKTAVLVNRNHKKYPVKADYKGISLSTSLQEHINVEFKAKNDSVYLSE, encoded by the coding sequence ATGTCCAATAGAATTTTATCCCATGAGCAAATACAGCATAAAATAAAGCGCATTGCTTACCAGATTTATGAGACCAACGTTGATGAACCCGAAATTATCATTGCCGGGATTGAAGGAGGGGGATTAAACTTTGCCAAAAAGATACAGGCCGTACTTCAGAAGATCACCGAGGCCAACATTGTTTTGTGCAAAGTAATCATGGACAAGTCCAACCCTTTGGCCAGTGGTGTAAAGACTTCCCTTCCCGAATCGGAATACACCAATAAATCCGTAGTCTTGGTAGACGATGTACTCAATTCCGGGACAACTCTGATTTACGGAGTTCATCATTTTCTACGCGTGCCTTTAAAACAACTTAAAACTGCTGTATTGGTAAACCGGAATCATAAGAAATACCCTGTGAAGGCAGATTATAAAGGTATATCGCTTTCCACATCACTTCAAGAACACATCAATGTTGAATTTAAAGCCAAAAACGATTCGGTGTATCTAAGTGAGTAA
- a CDS encoding shikimate kinase: MKIVLVGYMGSGKTTIGKLLANKLKVSFLDLDEVIEQGLEDSISNIFNGKGEIFFRKKEHEYLIDVLSKKEKLILSTGGGTPCYSGNMETMLNLADHVFYLKVSIPGLVKRLLLEKEHRPLIKNIDNGELPEFIGKHLFERNNFYLKANHIIDCDDKDPETLVAEIQELLT; encoded by the coding sequence GTGAAAATAGTATTGGTTGGGTATATGGGAAGTGGTAAGACTACCATTGGTAAATTGTTGGCTAATAAATTGAAAGTTAGTTTTTTAGACTTGGATGAAGTCATTGAGCAAGGACTGGAAGATTCCATTTCCAACATTTTTAATGGGAAGGGAGAAATTTTTTTTAGGAAAAAAGAACATGAATATCTTATTGATGTTTTGTCCAAAAAAGAGAAATTAATACTGTCTACCGGTGGGGGTACACCTTGTTATTCTGGAAATATGGAGACTATGTTGAACCTGGCTGATCATGTTTTCTATTTAAAAGTTTCCATTCCCGGACTCGTAAAAAGGTTATTATTGGAAAAAGAACATAGACCTTTGATCAAAAATATTGACAATGGTGAACTGCCCGAGTTTATCGGAAAGCATTTGTTTGAGCGGAATAACTTCTACCTTAAGGCGAATCATATTATCGATTGCGATGACAAGGATCCCGAAACCTTAGTTGCAGAAATACAGGAGTTACTCACTTAG
- a CDS encoding phytoene desaturase family protein: protein MGKRVIIIGSGFASLSASCYLAKQGYDVSIYEKNKTVGGRARQFVRDGFTFDMGPSWYWMPDIFQSFFNDFGKKTSDYYQLDKLDPAYNIFFSDDVITIGDSMDKICEEFERIEKGSAEPLRKFIKKAQDNYEIAIHKIVLRPGLSPLELVSKDTIVRLDQFFKSISDEVRKRFKNPKLISTLEFPVLFLGAKPNKTPSFYSFMNFADFGLGTWHPKGGMYQVIRAMELLALELGVKIYTDQAVTKIEVAQGKATGVKVNGNTIKADVILSGADYHHSETLLDPKFRQYSEEYWDKKTFAPSSLLFYVGFDKKVKNVSHHNLFFDTSFEQHAKEIYDDPKWPEAPLFYANFPSLTDSSMAPEGCETGFFLIPIAPDLEDTQQLRNKYFDIILDRFQKLTDQKVEKSILFKEDFCVNDFIDQYNSYKGNAYGMANTLLQTAFLRPKLHSKKVGNLFFTGQLTVPGPGVPPALISGKLVSELIVKHQKT, encoded by the coding sequence ATGGGCAAAAGAGTTATTATCATCGGATCTGGGTTTGCATCCCTTTCTGCTTCCTGCTATTTGGCAAAACAGGGATACGATGTGTCTATTTACGAGAAAAACAAGACCGTTGGGGGCCGAGCAAGGCAATTTGTACGGGATGGTTTTACTTTTGATATGGGGCCAAGTTGGTATTGGATGCCAGATATATTTCAAAGTTTTTTCAATGATTTTGGAAAAAAAACATCAGACTATTATCAATTGGACAAGTTGGATCCTGCCTATAACATTTTCTTTTCGGACGATGTTATTACCATAGGGGATAGTATGGACAAAATTTGCGAAGAATTTGAACGAATTGAAAAGGGCAGTGCAGAACCTTTGCGCAAATTCATTAAAAAAGCACAGGACAATTATGAAATCGCCATTCACAAGATAGTACTTCGCCCGGGCCTTTCCCCTTTGGAATTGGTAAGCAAAGATACCATAGTGCGTCTGGACCAATTCTTTAAATCTATAAGTGACGAGGTCCGCAAACGTTTTAAAAACCCAAAACTAATTTCTACCCTAGAATTTCCTGTACTTTTCTTAGGGGCCAAACCCAACAAAACTCCCTCCTTTTACAGCTTTATGAATTTTGCCGATTTCGGACTGGGCACTTGGCACCCCAAAGGCGGTATGTACCAAGTGATTAGGGCCATGGAGCTTTTGGCCTTGGAATTGGGAGTCAAAATTTACACCGATCAGGCGGTAACAAAGATTGAAGTAGCCCAGGGCAAGGCCACGGGCGTAAAAGTTAATGGAAATACCATTAAAGCAGATGTTATCCTAAGTGGCGCCGATTATCACCATTCAGAAACATTGTTGGATCCAAAATTTCGCCAATATTCTGAGGAATATTGGGACAAAAAGACCTTTGCCCCCTCTTCATTATTATTTTATGTGGGGTTTGATAAAAAAGTAAAGAACGTATCCCACCATAACTTATTTTTCGATACCAGCTTTGAGCAACACGCCAAAGAGATATATGACGACCCCAAATGGCCCGAAGCACCGCTCTTCTATGCCAACTTTCCGTCTCTTACAGATTCCAGTATGGCCCCCGAAGGTTGTGAAACGGGATTTTTCTTAATTCCCATTGCCCCAGATTTAGAAGACACCCAACAACTGCGAAATAAATATTTTGATATTATTTTAGACAGGTTTCAAAAACTAACTGATCAAAAAGTAGAAAAAAGTATACTTTTTAAGGAGGACTTCTGTGTAAATGACTTTATTGACCAATACAATTCCTATAAGGGAAATGCCTATGGCATGGCCAACACCCTATTGCAAACAGCCTTTCTTAGACCCAAATTGCACAGTAAAAAAGTAGGTAATCTATTTTTTACCGGGCAGCTTACCGTTCCTGGTCCCGGGGTACCACCGGCCCTAATTTCCGGAAAATTGGTTTCAGAACTTATTGTAAAACATCAAAAAACCTAA
- a CDS encoding phytoene/squalene synthase family protein, producing the protein MKSIFDAVSQACSKLVTQHYSTSFSLATKMLAPSIRGDIYNIYGFVRFADEIVDSFHDYDKLFLLNKFEEDLQDALEQKISLNPILNSFQHTFHKYGVPLHLVTSFMKSMRMDLEKRIRLTESQYQEYIYGSADVVGLMCLMVFVKGDEIAYEKLKTSAMALGSAFQKVNFLRDLKNDFENLNRTYFPNTNLQNLTEEAKNKIVDEIKADFKLGYSGIIQLPREAKFGVYTAYRYYFKLLKKLQDTPSSKIMCSRIRVSNPQKFRLLVKSYINYKLKLV; encoded by the coding sequence ATGAAGTCAATTTTTGATGCTGTATCACAAGCTTGCAGTAAGCTGGTTACACAACATTACAGCACCTCCTTTTCCTTGGCTACCAAAATGTTGGCTCCTTCCATAAGAGGGGATATATATAATATTTATGGCTTTGTTAGGTTTGCCGATGAAATTGTGGACAGTTTTCACGATTATGATAAGTTGTTTTTATTGAATAAATTTGAGGAGGATTTGCAGGACGCCCTTGAACAGAAAATAAGTCTTAACCCCATTCTGAATTCTTTTCAACATACCTTCCACAAATATGGTGTTCCACTGCATTTGGTAACCTCATTCATGAAGAGTATGCGGATGGACTTGGAGAAAAGGATCCGTCTTACGGAGAGCCAGTATCAGGAGTATATTTATGGCTCCGCCGATGTAGTTGGTTTAATGTGCCTAATGGTATTTGTAAAGGGAGACGAAATAGCGTACGAAAAACTTAAAACCTCCGCTATGGCCTTGGGATCTGCTTTTCAAAAAGTGAATTTTTTAAGGGACTTAAAAAACGATTTTGAAAATTTAAACAGAACTTATTTCCCGAACACCAATCTCCAGAATCTGACTGAGGAAGCCAAAAACAAAATTGTTGATGAAATAAAGGCCGATTTTAAATTGGGATATTCCGGAATAATCCAATTACCGCGTGAAGCTAAATTTGGGGTTTATACGGCATATAGATATTATTTTAAGTTGCTTAAAAAATTGCAGGACACTCCTTCATCGAAGATCATGTGTAGTAGAATACGGGTTTCCAATCCACAAAAATTTAGATTGTTGGTTAAGTCGTATATTAATTATAAATTAAAACTGGTTTAG
- a CDS encoding sterol desaturase family protein: protein MKMLIWILIFLATFSFMEFMAWFTHKYIMHGFLWSLHKDHHKKDHDSWFERNDAFFLFYAAVSMTFFWLGSQTDFWYGWPLGFGILAYGAAYFLVHDIFIHQRFKLFRNANNWYAKGVRRAHKMHHKHLGKEDGECFGMLMVPFKYFQKKEK, encoded by the coding sequence ATGAAAATGTTGATTTGGATTTTAATTTTCTTGGCCACTTTTTCCTTTATGGAGTTTATGGCCTGGTTTACCCATAAATATATTATGCATGGTTTCTTGTGGTCACTGCACAAGGATCACCATAAAAAGGACCACGATTCATGGTTTGAAAGAAACGATGCATTTTTTTTGTTCTACGCTGCCGTAAGCATGACTTTCTTTTGGCTCGGTTCCCAAACCGACTTTTGGTACGGGTGGCCCTTAGGGTTTGGCATATTGGCTTATGGAGCCGCTTACTTTCTTGTTCATGATATTTTTATACACCAAAGGTTTAAATTGTTCAGAAATGCAAATAATTGGTATGCCAAAGGAGTAAGGAGAGCGCACAAAATGCATCATAAACATTTGGGAAAAGAAGACGGAGAATGCTTTGGCATGTTAATGGTCCCCTTTAAGTATTTTCAAAAAAAGGAAAAATAG